The following proteins are encoded in a genomic region of Nicotiana sylvestris chromosome 4, ASM39365v2, whole genome shotgun sequence:
- the LOC138889208 gene encoding uncharacterized protein — translation MCKYHVSHGHRTEDCRQLREEVARLFNEGHLREFPSNQVKNHFRESDARKTEQEEPQHLIHMIIGGVDIPQRPVFKRTKVSIIGEKWTRTYVPEDILSFCDEEAEGISQPHNDALVISILLNKIQVKCVLVDPGSSANIIKSRVVEQLGLQDQIVPVSQVLNGFNMASEMTKGEIIFPVNVAGTI, via the coding sequence atgtgcaagtatcatgTCTCACATGGTCATAGAACAGAAGATTGCAGGCAGCTAAGGGAAGAAGTGGCTCGGTTGTTCAacgagggccaccttcgagaatttccAAGTAATCAAGTTAAGAATCACTTTAGGGAAAGTGATGCAAGGAAAACTGAgcaagaagaaccacaacatttaatccacatgatcattggtggAGTCGATATCCCTCAACGACCTGTGTTCAAGCGCACCAAAGTATCAATCATCGGAGAAAAATGGACCCGGACCTACGTGCCCGAGGACATCTTATCATTTTGTGATGAGGAAGCGGAAGGcatatctcagcctcacaacgatgccctggtaatctctatccttttgaataaaattcaagttaaatgtgttttagtggatccaggtagctcagcaaacataatcaaatcaagggtcgtggaacaactcggcctacaagatcagatTGTACCTGTATCCCAGgtcctaaatggcttcaacatggcaagcgaaatgACAAAGGGAGAAATTATCTTTCCAGTAAACGTAGCTGGGACCATATAA